A genomic segment from Aegilops tauschii subsp. strangulata cultivar AL8/78 chromosome 1, Aet v6.0, whole genome shotgun sequence encodes:
- the LOC109745671 gene encoding endoglucanase 3 — MAAILRCCLLLAALAGLLLGNAAALPHHGPAKHDYRDALTKSILFFEGQRSGRLPPSQRVSWRRSSGLSDGSSVKVDLTGGYYDAGDNVKFGFPLAFSSTMLAWSVLEFGGMMKGELQHARDAVRWGADYLLKATAHPDTVYVQVGDAGKDHACWERPEDMDTPRTVYKVDPSTPGSDVAAETAAALAAASLVFRKSDPAYSSRLVARAKRVFEFADKHRGVYSAKLSSYVCPYYCSYSGYQDELLWGAAWLHRATKSPVYLSYIKVNGQLLGADEQDNTFGWDNKHAGARILLSKSFLVQKVGALQEYKAHADGFICSMVPGTPTDQTTYTRGGLLFKLSDSNMQYVTSSSFLLLTYAKYLVSAKKTVSCGGVAVTPQRLRAIARRQVDYLLGSNPMGMSYMVGYGAKYPKKLHHRASSLPSVAAHPGKIGCSQGFTGLYSGAANPNVHVGAVVGGPNQNDQFPDQRSDYEHSEPATYINAPLVGALAYLAHSSGQL; from the exons ATGGCTGCCATCCTCCGCTGCTGCCTCCTGCTGGCGGCCCTGGCCGGCCTGCTTCTCGGCAATGCCGCCGCCCTGCCGCACCACGGCCCCGCCAAGCACGACTACCGGGACGCCCTCACCAAGTCCATCCTCTTCTTCGAGGGCCAGAGGTCCGGCCGGCTGCCGCCGTCCCAGCGCGTGTCCTGGCGCCGGAGCTCCGGCCTCTCCGACGGCTCCTCCGTCAAG GTGGACTTGACTGGAGGGTACTACGACGCCGGCGACAACGTCAAGTTCGGGTTCCCGCTGGCGTTCAGCTCGACGATGCTGGCGTGGAGCGTGCTGGAGTTCGGCGGCATGATGAAGGGCGAGCTGCAGCACGCCCGGGACGCCGTCCGCTGGGGCGCCGACTACCTCCTCAAGGCCACCGCCCACCCCGACACCGTCTACGTCCAG GTCGGGGACGCGGGCAAGGACCACGCGTGCTGGGAGCGGCCGGAGGACATGGACACGCCGCGGACCGTGTACAAGGTCGACCCCAGCACCCCCGGCTCCGACGTCGCCGCCGAGaccgccgccgcgctcgccgcgGCCTCCCTCGTCTTCCGCAAGTCCGACCCGGCCTACTCCAGCCGCCTCGTCGCCCGGGCCAAGAGG GTGTTCGAGTTCGCTGACAAGCACAGGGGCGTGTACAGCGCCAAGCTCTCGTCCTACGTCTGCCCCTACTACTGCTCCTACTCCGGATACCAG GACGAGCTGCTATGGGGCGCCGCATGGCTACACCGGGCCACCAAGAGCCCCGTCTACCTCAGCTACATCAAGGTGAACGGCCAGCTCCTCGGCGCCGACGAGCAGGACAACACCTTCGGCTGGGACAACAAGCACGCCGGCGCCCGGATCCTCCTCTCCAAGTCCTTCCTGGTGCAGAAGGTGGGCGCGCTGCAGGAGTACAAGGCCCACGCCGACGGCTTCATCTGCTCCATGGTGCCCGGCACCCCCACCGACCAGACCACCTACACCCGCGGCGGCCTCCTCTTCAAGCTCAGCGACAGCAACATGCAGTACGTCACCTCCAGCTCCTTCCTCCTGCTCACCTACGCCAAGTACCTCGTCTCCGCCAAGAAGACCGTCTCCTGCGGCGGCGTCGCCGTCACGCCCCAGCGCCTCCGCGCCATCGCCAGGCGCCAG GTTGACTACTTGCTGGGGAGCAACCCGATGGGCATGTCGTACATGGTGGGGTACGGCGCCAAGTACCCGAAGAAGCTCCACCACCGGGCCTCGTCGCTGCCCTCCGTCGCGGCGCACCCGGGGAAGATCGGCTGCTCGCAGGGGTTCACGGGGCTCTACTCCGGCGCGGCCAACCCGAACGTTCACGTCGGCGCCGTCGTGGGCGGGCCCAACCAGAACGACCAGTTCCCGGACCAGCGCAGCGACTACGAGCACTCGGAGCCGGCCACCTACATCAACGCGCCGCTCGTCGGGGCCCTCGCCTACCTCGCCCACTCCTCCGGCCAGCTCTAG